The genomic window ATTATTTAAGCCACAATACTTGCACTATCACTGAAACTGGGTGCTCTagctgccaaaaatgttagatgCATGAGTCCAAATGTTGATTTGCCAAGGTTCATGAAAACTCTTAACGCTAAGACAGATATAATGAAAAGCTCCCCCTCTTTCACTCACCTGATCAAACATGTCAGATTGACTTAGTTCAGTTTTGAAGTCAGCTGATCCAGCTAAAACGAGACCAGCCACATTCACTTTGTCCCCAGAAATAAACAGCTGCACAGCAGTTTCTGCTACCTTCCTTACATAGTTGTGTCGTTTTTCCATTCGTAAACGGGCAAAACGCAAGGCAGATTGACCTCCCCTACCTTTGAAACAAAGATAATGTGTAAGACAGAGTAATGATttccaagaaaagcaaaaaaaaattaccaggCTGATTCACTCCTCAAGTGGACTATAGGCagtcaaataaatgaaattattattctttattacTTGACTAGATTAAATGATTAACCTTTAGCATTTTAACAAGATGGGTTTAAACCTCAGATTTCtaatttattatttcaaaaatttcagaaaggaaaaatcaCATCTTCAATCATTCCACAATATCTCCAAACCTACAATCTGTATTTTACTCTGCTGCTCTTTTCTCACACGACTTCAGCTTTCCTATTATTGTTAGGAGAAAGACAAATGAGTTCGTGTTCTCTTCCTAGTTTACCGTGTTTCTTTGGGAGATCCACAGTGAATTTGTGCAGGACTTCTCTTGTGTTTCCTTGCAGAGTGCCAAAGAGTGCACCACTACCATCTATTACAATAAAGCCAAACTTGCTATCATCAGACAGTAGCGCTGTAAGAGCCTAGAAAATGAACATCACACAATAAGCAGACGTCTTAATGGCTCAGAACAAAAATTCTCTGAGAACTAAGATACCATAAACAACAGGACATGCTTTGCACACAAgaggtgctttaaagtttgttgaattgaatgaaaataaacacacaaaatggaTTTCTTTTGACATTTAAGTTAGTGGTGCTACAGTAAAAAGGCTAATGATGCTAACTTCAGATATAAGGTGACAGATGTTTAAGAGTTTTGAACCTCACTGGAGTTTTCTGAGGACTTTAAGAGGTTTGTGAAACATGTCAATGTACTTGATAACCAAAAGAAAAGCTAACAAGTACCCAATTCGTTAAAAGGAGACTGTGATTTTGAACTTACCCTTGTAATTCTATTTAAATAAGACAGATAAAAGAACTAAAAACCTCAGAAAACTGATGGTGTGTAAAATTTACAAATTAAGGATCTGAGTTCCCACTGTTTAAAAGAACTTGTCAATGTAATCTTCCTTCTTTGAAGTGGACCTAAGAAGTGTGAAACTAAGAACAAGTATCTGAAGAAGTCATCTTCTGGCCCAAGAATATTTCCTATGACATGTTTGTCAGTTTTGTCTGCACACCTAGGATAATTTCTTTGGTGTAAGAAAATTCCTCCACCAGTCAAGATCAGGAAAACTTATCCATAACTTATAGTCAATAAGCAAGCAATTATTAAAGCAGTTACgagcaaggcactgtgctaagtgctgcgagtacaaagataaaagtgaaatagtaCCTGTTCTTAAGAACTTATAATCTAGTCAGAGGAAATAACATGTATATGTACTTGTCTAGGCATAcaaaaaatagatacaaagtaaaattATGGAGGAAGGCACCAAGTGACTGGGTATTAAAAGTTTATGTTATTTGTCAAATAGCTAAATTAGCTAAAAATAGCTAAAATGTTTAAGAGGCAGTACTTGAACTCTGACCCAGAGACCAGAACTCTATATACTAAGTCATACCACaaaaatgagatctttctcaatgggaagaaaaaaaaaaagggagcaaATAAAGTACTGAAATGACATCTAGATCCAAACTTCAACATACTTCTTGTGTATCAACAAAGTCTCCTACAACTTTAGGTTTTAAAGGTGGCACAACTAACCAAACCAACGATTCAAGAGTTTGGGGGGGAAAATCCTTTTCTTAGAACAAAAATTTCACCACCAATTTCCCATCCCCCATATGGCAAAGTAGAAGCTTTTAGGACAAGATGATAGTTTGTACCCTACAGACTTGGCAGACTGACAGTTGCTGGGTGGTAACCTTCTTACATTTCAGAAGGCACATCCCACTTTAAATAGGGAATAGGAAAATCGTGTCTTTAAATATCAACCAGGAAAGTACAGATTAATCACTGTGATCAAGagtctgttctatttttttttaaatcaatcttTGCCCAATCCTGGAACAGATGTTTTCCCATGTCTACCATGCAGTAATTAGCATCAAGAAAGGACAGTTGCACATGTTAATGAAGTTGTGTTCTTAATGGTGATCTGTTACACTGGCTTGAGAGAAACCAGATATAATACTGCCACCTGTGGGAAACAAACATTCCTCCAAAACATTCTTCTCCATTAGTAGACACAATTAGCTTAACTTTGATTCTGATGGAGGATACAAGTTACCCCTGCTAAGTCCAAAggaagcagaacaaggaaaattaCACAGACCCTTGAGGAAGAAGTTAGGATTCAGAAAAACTAATAAGGATAAATTCAGGATAAGTTAGGCTGCCAGGCAACAATGAAATCCACAAACTTCAAACGTAAGTCATAATCACATAGTGTGACGGTGGGGACTTATAAATGGAAACCTTTGACAAAAAAGTATTTTGCAGGTCTGTGTTATATCAAGAGATGTAACAAATATTAAGGAGTCCTTGTTTCCATGActgcatgtgtataacctatattggattgcttgccgtcttggggagggggggtgggaagaagaaaaaatttggaacccaaaattttataaaaaattgaatattcaaaactatctttacatgtaattggaaaaaataaaatactatttccaGAAGTCCCTGTTTTATGTCATCAAAAATTCCAAAAGTCATCTGAATTGCTATCAATTTATCTAATATCATCCAGTGGATGAATGCCCATTCTTGGTCCACTGCAGAATTTTTTCACTACCATGGGCCATGAAAGGCAAAAGAACTTAATCAGGAGCTGATTTCAAATTCTGAAATGCCCTACTATCTATAGATATGGGACACTTTAGTGAGATCTTCTGTCTACTAAAATTACTAACACCATTGCAAAGCCATCAAAATACATGATCCAAAAAATAGGTTCTCAAGACAAATTGTGGTACTGCACAATATGCTAATACATTATCAAGATGTTTAATgaaaaaaacatatatacaaacagaATTGATGAACAGGGGTAGACAAGTCAAATGTTATCTTCTACCTTTCAAAACCTATTCTAGCCTACACTTTCCAAAAAAGTGTAATTAGCTAATGCTATACTGTAAATAAGTTCTTGTCTTTAGAAATAAACAATATTAGCTCCCATACAGATGATTAACAACTGAGCAAATTGCTTTATTTCAAAGGattttgatttcatcattttACTGCACTTCTTTTAAAAGCCACCCTTTCTATTCAAGGACTTAAGATTGGTTTCTATTTGGTTTTCCTGAGAATGGTTTGTCCTCATGCTTGGCAGAAAAAGGTTAGGGTCCTCTCTTTTCAGTTTAGTCACTGAACATCTGGAGTGGTGACATTCCATTTCCTCACCAAATATGCAAGAACAAATTGGCAGCAAAGATTATTTAAAGACTAATGAATGTCCCATGAACTTCCTGTCTCTTTGTCTGCCAAACACGGCCCCACCTACCCCAAATATAGATACAACATTCTTTCAGCATTCATATAAACCCCTACGTTGTGTGGATATTGTATAAAGCCAGTATTTTGCTACCATAGTAGTATAGATTTCTGAGATAATGTGTATCAGAAATAGAATTAGAAAGTATCAGGAACAGCTACTTACTTAAACCCTGTTCTTTCaccactctctccctcccccagccctctCCACTGAAAAATGAATGGCTTTTTTTTCCAAACCCGTGACAAAAAATTGTTTGGATTCTTACCTCTGTATGGAATTTGTTGTCACACAGATACAATGATGTATTGATTGGTTTGAAAGGTTCAAAGTCaatgttgactttcttttcctttccttcttctgtcACAATTGTTCCACAGTAAACAACCAGACCATTTGGAGGTACTGTAAAAATACAATCATTTAATCCCATTGAAATCCAGTTTCCTTAGATTCTtgtttaaatataattttgacATTTGAGATTTGACAGGAATTTGATTTTAGCCTTTGTCCTCCTCCTTCAAAAGACGAGTAATCATCCTAGGCACAGCACAAGATTAAGATTTTAAAGCATAAGTTTATCTACATTTTGAAACTTGCTCTAAAATGTCTAAATTTATCAGGATATGTTAACACTTGCAGTTTGATACCTTAAAATCTACCACTTAAATCTCCAAATAAAATAATGCTATAttcaatgggaataataatagcacctacctcacagggctgttatgaggattaaatgagatgatatacgtaaagcatttttaaaagcttaaagtgttattaaattctattattattgttattattaccacCACTAAGAAAAGGAGATGCCTAGGGAAACAAGTATGACCAAAGTACTACTGCAGCATCCTGGCTATAGAGTCCAACAAAAAACCTTGCCACGAGTGATTTTCTATAAAGGGACACAGAATGGGAAAAAGTCATAAgaagaattaaatattttaagtttGTTAAGTGCATGTAGAAAGGAATTACAAATGTTTTTAATGAAGGAAAGTGGGGGGAGAGTTGGGGGGGCAGAGAGAAATCATGTTATAAAGAATATACCTTTGTTATAGAGTTTGAGTCTTTGCTGTACAGATGTAATGGCTCCCAGAACTGAAAGGCGGTTTACACGAGATTTTATATTGGATGCAGTTCCAAACTCATCAGCTAACATTTTTGCCACTCGAGAAATCTGGTCTTTGGGAGGAATGATCAACGATATCATGCTGGTGCCATTgctgagaaagagagaataacattcCTTAGTCTTAAACACTGCATACTATTTGcatcataaagaaagaaaaaatagcaagaaACTCATAAGAGCATTTCATCTGTACATCCTCAAGAATGCAATGGCCTCAATACTAAGACGTTTTAGGTTGAAATTTCCATGGTCTATGCAAAGCTCACAACAAAAAAATTCTCTTCATCTAATTTCTAACTTTAAGTGAAgccattttatttataattacatTTGCTTTTCTAATAAGAGGCAGAGAATATTCAGctattttttttggtggggggagttAACTAAgataaaagaagtaaaagattCAAGACTAAAACAGGAATTAAACCTTCTAACAGAATTATTCAAATCATACAACCCTTTGACCTAAAGTTTCCACTGATAGTATACACTGCAAGgagttcaaaaataaaaataaaggtccCATAAACAGCAAAACATTAACAGtatttttttgtagtagcaaagaactagaaacaaagtagatggccACTGAATGGAGAATGGCTATACAAACTGTTGGGTGTGAATGGAATAGCATTACTCTAAAAAATGCAtattaagaattcagagaaacaatgGAAAACATATAAAGGATATACTGGGAAATGAaggctatgttaaaaaaaaatgtgagtaaCTTCAAAAAATCCTACATCACAGCTTTCCCTTAAGCTGGCAGTTCTCTTTCAAAGGAACTGGATACCTCTATATTGTATTTGTATATTGTATTGATTCCcacccttttcccccttcccattacagtttttctttgggatttaGAAAGGTCTGAAACTAAATCTATACTAGCATATCATACTAATGCTTTATACTAGACTAACCCCACTCTTTACAAAGTTAAAGAACTGTGACCCTCACAAGACCCAATCTACAATAACAAACCAGACACAGGATAAAAATCTGCCACTATTGTTAGCTAGGGGGTTATTACAATAGCTATTAGTACTATCCAGACCAAGCTATCTTGTATCTGCTCTAAGATAAAGAATACTATTCAATTTGATGCATACACATTCCTAATTCTCAAATTTGGGAGTTTAAGGATTGGAAGTCCTTATAATaaatgggaggtgagagaaatgaagaaataaagaaaagggaacaCTGTTAAACGTTTCTAATATTTCCCTAGTTACTGAGCTTACATTTTCCTGTTAAGACCAATATACCTATTCCAAATACAAATTGTATCTACCCATACTTTAGAGAGAACTGGCAAGGAAAGGGGTAGAACAAAAATAAACAGGAAGCATGTAAAACAGGATTAAGAGAGAAACAAGAAGTGAAAAGTGGCactaagaaaaggaggagaaaattccATCACATCATTTATTACATGGATTTGGATGTAGTACAGTGCAAATCCCATCTGCTCCTGGCCCCCTCAAAATACTACAGAGGAAAATATTGTTAGTTCTATCGAAGATAGGTTCCACTGTtcatctctcccattcatttattttgtgctgaACCTGATAGAAACCTTGGGCATAGTTGCTTTATTtaagaaaagataattaaaatagATGCCCAGTTCATTCCTGCCAAGAACTCTTATGTCTTCAGGTTGCCAGGTGGCCTAGGAATGTAAAACTTCACAACACTGTTTGCTGTGTGAAAAATGAAGGTTCTATGCCAGcattcaaattttaaatttgggCACCAAAATCTACCTCAATTAGTTTGTTGAGGAAATTAACTAAAGCTACCATGTAAAGGGaccagctacatggcacagtagataaaagtgctgggcctggcatcagaaacactcatcttcctgagttcaatccagcctcagacacttactactagctgtgtgacctgggcaaacctcttaaccctgttttgtttcacatttctttgtttgtaaaagtagctggagaaggaaatggcaaaccactccagtagccttgccaagaaaaccccaaatgggatcacgaagagtcaaatacaaccgaaaaatgactgaattgtTGAGAGGATAAAAGCAATGGGATAGTGTGATAGGCCTCTGCTGCCACCCTCTGGGACAGTAAAACAAGTTCTTCTCTCCAAACTAGAGGATAGGAAAGAAAGGCAGGGGAAGCTCTTAAGTGGGTCAAATGGTAGAGAACTGTATGAGCTCATTAACAATATTCCCTGCTGATTTAAACAAATTTCAGTAGTATGGCAGCGTCTAGCTCAGAAACATCACATCAAACCATAAAAAGAGGATGATTCTTTTCATCACAAATCTCATTTATAAACTTGTAAAAATCAGTTTTCCACTACAAATATAAGAACCCATGACAGATAGATGTTTTCCAAAGATAACTTTCATCTAAAGTAAAAGAATTCATAAGTATCTTTGGCTAAAATCTAAAGAGCTCATTACTATTATTTAAATAAGCTAAAGTTTTAAATATTAGCAGACTAGATTATACTCAGACAAGTCTCTGTGTTCCACaatagagtgtgagctccttgaaagcaggactAGCtggttcattttttctttgtgactTAGTGACTGCAACATGGTGGGAGTATAAGAAATGCTTGACTGAAAGAAAGATTAAGACAGCACTGCTCAGTTCTAAACTTCACAGCAGAAACAGACAGGGATTTAAAGGCAATGTGCTGACTAGTAAAGGAACACCACATATCAATTAAAACACATATGAAATTCTATCTGCTGAATACAGAGCTAAGTTACTTTCGGGAGAACTTTCATGACAAATCTAAATGACAAAGTTATTCTATGGAAAATAAAGCCCGGCTGCCTCAAACTGACATTCCCACCATGAAAAAATGCCAAGAGAATGACTCTCAGAATTATAGACTGTTAAAGTGGGAAGGAAACATATGGccactcatttaaaaaatgagaaaattgagggacACAGGCTAAACTATTTATTTGACATTATACTGCTGGTGAGCAAGCAGAGTTGGGACTATAACTTCGAGTTCTCCTGCTTCAATTCAatcttctttccactacattacaATGCATTCCTCAACAggctacttgaaaaaaaaaacccaacaaaccccaacatatgaaaacaaaagaaagtggaTATTTCCTCCCACCAACTTAGCATAACACTATGTTGTTTAGATGAAAACTTCTTAAGAAGCCTCCTTGGTGGTGCTGGTTGGTCTGTCTGGGAATGACTCCAAACCTTC from Notamacropus eugenii isolate mMacEug1 chromosome 1, mMacEug1.pri_v2, whole genome shotgun sequence includes these protein-coding regions:
- the ETF1 gene encoding eukaryotic peptide chain release factor subunit 1 isoform X2, giving the protein MISLIIPPKDQISRVAKMLADEFGTASNIKSRVNRLSVLGAITSVQQRLKLYNKVPPNGLVVYCGTIVTEEGKEKKVNIDFEPFKPINTSLYLCDNKFHTEALTALLSDDSKFGFIVIDGSGALFGTLQGNTREVLHKFTVDLPKKHGRGGQSALRFARLRMEKRHNYVRKVAETAVQLFISGDKVNVAGLVLAGSADFKTELSQSDMFDQRLQSKVLKLVDISYGGENGFNQAIELSTEVLSNVKFIQEKKLIGRYFDEISQDTGKYCFGVEDTLKALEMGAVEILIVYENLDIMRYVLHCQGTEEEKILYLTPEQEKDKSHFTDKETGQEHELIESMPLLEWFANNYKKFGATLEIVTDKSQEGSQFVKGFGGIGGILRYRVDFQGMEYQGGDDEFFDLDDY